In Synechococcus sp. CC9616, the following are encoded in one genomic region:
- a CDS encoding methyltransferase codes for MTEAWRQQVLPRFDGAASHYDGEANLQRVIAERLASLCMQQPIPAGLWVDLGSGTGLLADALERQCPGQQVLRLDGSQAMLSQQGQQPSVLAFDLNNPLPHWPAPPTLLASSFVLHWLNCPAKTLQHWLNCLAVDGWMALSVPIEGSFPQWHQAAARAGAACTAMPLPDRDNLLAGLQPSAIQHCTVLNVTQRAEHAVRLLKPMTATGADSTPAQRLSTASWRRLFHAWPQDEGSDHPGLTWKILILLLRR; via the coding sequence ATGACGGAGGCCTGGAGACAACAGGTCCTCCCGCGATTTGACGGGGCCGCCAGCCACTACGACGGTGAAGCCAATCTGCAGCGTGTGATCGCCGAACGGTTGGCAAGCCTTTGCATGCAACAGCCGATTCCAGCAGGACTCTGGGTTGACCTGGGAAGCGGCACGGGGCTGCTGGCCGATGCACTGGAGCGGCAGTGTCCGGGTCAGCAGGTGCTGCGACTCGATGGCAGTCAGGCCATGCTCTCCCAGCAAGGACAACAACCATCCGTCCTGGCGTTCGATCTCAACAACCCGCTGCCGCACTGGCCTGCGCCTCCCACGCTGCTGGCGTCGAGCTTTGTGCTGCACTGGCTGAATTGCCCTGCGAAGACCCTGCAGCACTGGCTCAACTGCCTTGCCGTTGATGGATGGATGGCTCTGAGCGTTCCGATTGAGGGCAGTTTTCCGCAATGGCATCAAGCTGCAGCACGCGCCGGTGCTGCCTGCACGGCCATGCCGCTGCCGGATCGAGACAACCTGCTCGCAGGCTTGCAACCATCGGCCATTCAGCACTGCACTGTGCTGAATGTCACCCAACGGGCTGAGCATGCCGTTCGCCTCCTGAAACCCATGACGGCGACAGGCGCTGACTCCACCCCCGCTCAACGGCTGAGCACGGCATCCTGGCGCCGGCTTTTCCACGCCTGGCCGCAGGATGAAGGCTCAGACCATCCTGGCCTCACCTGGAAGATCCTCATCCTGCTGCTCCGTCGATGA